A window of the Bacteriovorax sp. PP10 genome harbors these coding sequences:
- the def gene encoding peptide deformylase → MKENFLDNYELIGTKLPISVYPAPVLKKIAAPVTEFNDDLRALIKDMLFTMYHAPGIGLAAPQVGHSIRLFVMDIWFEREKVTLPDGSSEYRYSDMQPIAVINPVFKNKTGEIIHEEGCLSVPGVYEDVKRAEFVTVEYQDMFGNHHSLEADELLSVCLQHENDHLDGIVFIERLSFLKKQLIEKKFLKKAKKK, encoded by the coding sequence ATGAAAGAAAACTTCCTAGATAATTATGAACTGATTGGAACTAAGCTTCCAATTTCTGTATACCCGGCACCTGTCTTAAAAAAGATTGCTGCTCCTGTTACTGAATTCAATGACGACTTGAGAGCACTAATCAAAGATATGTTGTTTACGATGTATCATGCTCCAGGAATCGGTCTTGCTGCTCCTCAAGTTGGTCACAGCATCCGTCTATTCGTTATGGACATTTGGTTTGAAAGAGAAAAAGTCACACTTCCTGATGGATCATCAGAATACCGTTACTCAGACATGCAACCCATCGCGGTCATTAATCCTGTTTTCAAAAACAAGACAGGTGAGATTATTCACGAAGAAGGATGCCTGAGTGTTCCTGGTGTTTACGAAGATGTGAAGCGCGCAGAGTTCGTGACTGTTGAGTATCAAGATATGTTCGGCAATCATCACAGCCTTGAAGCTGATGAACTTTTATCTGTGTGTCTTCAACATGAAAACGATCACCTTGATGGAATTGTTTTTATCGAAAGACTAAGCTTTTTAAAGAAGCAGTTAATTGAAAAGAAGTTCCTTAAAAAAGCTAAGAAAAAATAA
- a CDS encoding LptF/LptG family permease, translating to MFTIRKLILKEWLTFFLGSVFILVMVLSLGHILTGLLKATNELKSILLDLVLELPTFLIRIFPVSCLVASLFSINKLKSRNELTAIFASGFSRRQFVLCIGTIGAFVGLTLFFINGYLVPYTKHKQSTLSDTHPAIANKAKTSSVSINALKSGKIWFKGQDYFFSYSSFDGNSNTIFDLNLYYYDKNFKFSEQVTANSAKFIEGNSWLLKKGLHVTNLENKTFPEPSYFHDKMFQLKETISDFKKINADISTLNIWRLYDYILVLRTNGINDSEYFVTFLDKFSSAFTCLILAILASVALFNPNRRNSSFGSNIAFVLTFTFIYWFIYSYFMTLGQTSKIPAIAATFGVPSVFVVYLVFYFIYHRKLR from the coding sequence ATGTTCACCATACGAAAACTCATTCTTAAAGAGTGGCTTACATTCTTTCTAGGTTCGGTCTTCATTTTAGTGATGGTGCTTTCACTTGGTCATATTTTAACCGGGTTGTTAAAAGCAACGAATGAACTCAAATCCATTTTACTGGATTTAGTTTTAGAACTTCCTACTTTCTTAATAAGAATTTTTCCTGTCTCATGTCTGGTTGCTTCTTTATTTTCAATCAACAAATTAAAAAGCAGAAACGAACTGACTGCCATTTTCGCCAGCGGATTTTCAAGACGCCAGTTTGTTCTTTGTATCGGAACGATCGGGGCCTTCGTTGGATTAACTCTCTTTTTTATTAACGGTTACCTTGTTCCCTACACAAAACATAAGCAATCAACATTGAGTGACACTCATCCGGCCATTGCCAACAAAGCAAAGACCAGCTCAGTTTCAATCAATGCTCTTAAATCCGGTAAAATTTGGTTTAAGGGTCAGGATTACTTTTTTTCATACAGCTCGTTTGATGGAAACAGCAATACGATCTTCGATTTGAATCTTTACTATTATGACAAAAACTTCAAATTCTCTGAGCAAGTTACGGCCAATTCAGCAAAATTTATTGAAGGTAATTCATGGCTTTTAAAAAAGGGTCTGCATGTAACGAATCTTGAAAACAAAACGTTTCCGGAACCAAGTTACTTTCACGACAAAATGTTTCAGTTAAAAGAAACCATTTCGGATTTCAAAAAAATTAACGCTGATATTTCGACTTTAAATATCTGGAGACTCTACGACTACATTCTTGTTTTACGCACAAACGGAATCAACGATAGTGAGTATTTTGTAACCTTCCTTGATAAATTCTCTTCGGCCTTCACTTGTCTGATACTTGCGATTCTGGCCTCAGTTGCACTCTTTAATCCCAATCGAAGAAACAGCTCATTCGGGTCGAATATTGCCTTTGTTTTAACCTTCACTTTCATCTATTGGTTTATCTATTCTTACTTCATGACACTAGGGCAAACTAGTAAAATCCCAGCGATAGCCGCCACTTTTGGGGTACCATCTGTCTTTGTCGTCTACCTGGTGTTCTACTTTATTTACCATCGCAAATTACGCTAA
- a CDS encoding CFI-box-CTERM domain-containing protein, with translation MAKKKDPKDASDRKREQVVELYRTRLAHLKRAQVFVKEDRMALAVDSYNKYLGILALYFDTTEDRLSPSLFDAEKDMTELLLISHAYWDLAKAYDRSPNLQRDCFRCLEQFMKFSIGFKYQHVNAQIIRKFNNKKQAHNLKAFEAAYHKIQISAKRCYVATMAFGFEDEKTETLRHFKLKIAKYNLGLDFIDFYYAHSPTLVNYLEVRPKQKFVFNTFIARPLLSTFIFFIRSHVHHTKTHS, from the coding sequence TTGGCAAAGAAAAAAGACCCGAAAGATGCAAGCGATAGAAAGCGCGAACAGGTTGTTGAACTTTATCGCACTCGTCTTGCTCATTTAAAGCGCGCCCAAGTTTTCGTCAAGGAAGACCGCATGGCGCTTGCCGTAGACTCTTATAATAAGTATCTCGGTATTCTGGCACTTTATTTCGACACTACTGAAGATCGTTTATCTCCAAGCTTATTTGATGCTGAAAAAGATATGACTGAGCTTCTTTTAATCAGTCACGCTTATTGGGATCTTGCCAAGGCCTATGATAGAAGTCCAAATCTTCAAAGAGACTGCTTTAGATGTCTTGAGCAATTCATGAAATTCTCAATTGGTTTTAAATACCAACACGTCAACGCTCAGATCATCCGTAAATTTAATAATAAAAAGCAGGCCCACAACCTTAAAGCTTTTGAAGCCGCTTACCATAAGATTCAAATCAGTGCGAAACGCTGTTATGTAGCAACGATGGCCTTCGGTTTTGAAGATGAAAAGACGGAAACTCTTCGCCATTTCAAATTAAAAATTGCCAAATACAATCTTGGCCTTGATTTTATCGATTTTTATTATGCTCACTCACCAACTTTAGTGAATTATCTGGAAGTCAGGCCAAAGCAAAAATTCGTGTTCAACACTTTTATTGCCCGTCCTCTTTTATCAACGTTCATTTTTTTCATAAGGTCACATGTTCACCATACGAAAACTCATTCTTAA
- the galU gene encoding UTP--glucose-1-phosphate uridylyltransferase GalU yields MKIRRAVIPVAGKGTRFLPATKQVPKEMIPIINLPMIHYVVEEAILSGIEQIIFITSSGKNAIEDYFDRNFELEDFLIKSGKVKELELIQQIGKMVEVTSIRQKEQLGLGHAVLCAKDVVGNEPFAVILGDEIVRGPNPVTKQLIDISNKNNNANVIGVMEIDPLETYKYGIVKGDYIDDLKKTMRMHTMVEKPRPAEAPSNLATPGRYVFRPEIFDALKVIPKGVGGEYQLTDAINLLAKESEVYAHIFEGDRFDTGSIEGYLNATIEFALMNKESEPMMRRLIKEKMEKYKIK; encoded by the coding sequence ATGAAAATAAGACGCGCCGTCATCCCCGTTGCTGGAAAAGGGACAAGATTTTTGCCAGCTACCAAACAAGTACCTAAAGAAATGATTCCAATCATCAATCTACCGATGATTCACTACGTGGTAGAGGAAGCAATTTTGTCGGGTATTGAACAGATTATTTTTATCACTTCATCGGGAAAAAACGCGATTGAAGATTACTTTGATAGAAACTTTGAATTAGAAGACTTTCTAATTAAGAGTGGAAAAGTAAAAGAGCTGGAGTTGATTCAGCAAATTGGTAAAATGGTTGAAGTGACTTCAATTCGCCAAAAAGAACAACTTGGTTTAGGCCACGCCGTTCTTTGTGCAAAAGATGTTGTTGGTAATGAACCGTTTGCAGTTATTTTAGGTGATGAGATCGTTCGCGGTCCAAACCCGGTAACAAAACAGTTAATTGATATTTCAAATAAGAACAATAATGCCAACGTGATTGGTGTTATGGAAATTGATCCACTTGAAACATACAAATACGGTATCGTTAAAGGGGATTACATCGATGATCTAAAGAAAACGATGAGAATGCACACGATGGTTGAAAAACCTCGTCCGGCAGAAGCTCCATCAAATCTTGCGACTCCGGGACGTTATGTATTCCGTCCGGAAATCTTCGATGCACTAAAAGTTATTCCTAAAGGTGTTGGTGGAGAATACCAACTGACGGATGCGATTAATCTTTTAGCAAAAGAAAGTGAAGTCTATGCTCATATTTTCGAAGGGGACCGTTTTGATACGGGAAGTATCGAAGGTTATTTAAATGCAACGATTGAGTTTGCTTTAATGAACAAAGAGTCTGAGCCGATGATGAGACGTTTGATTAAAGAAAAAATGGAAAAGTATAAAATTAAATAG
- the priA gene encoding replication restart helicase PriA, protein MEKHFFLVAVNTPFNSSMLTYSATEEMSSVIKKGSLVKVPLGKNRLADGCVWGKTSGDNLDLKKIKDIHSISEELFILKEECDLFQWMSSYYHYPLGQLIFDVLPTFLKRPRKLNFDQGQGVTSPFVLNEDQKEVVDKIAAAGLDKFSKSLVHGVTGAGKTIIYLELIKKIIHEKKSVLFLLPEINLTPQFLKTFQTYLDVPIYSYNSAISNSDKFGLWKLLQEDSSPKLILGVRSSIFLPIKNLGLVIVDEEHDQSFKQDDRCTYNARDIAIKRASLLKIPVILGSATPMVETYKAFVGTTHYFPMQKRAQEAKLPDVELVDMRGRGRIESEKHLWPYSSESIFKIKKALEKGEQVLVFINRLGYASYLQCNSCGHQFSCPNCSTNLKFFKKRSELVCQTCEFKMPQPEMCPECMNIQLTPKGFGTEKAHDTLQGLFPDKIIERFDRDEIKTFTKLEDTLNLFHDKKIDILVGTQMLSKGHNFENVNLVIILGIDSQLNFPDFRSNERVYQTLTQVSGRAGRFGKKAEVLVHTLAPENKIFSYLKNHSFDDFYKDEIPMREMCSSPPMKKLILIYFNGKDQGQVIKESSEQAQRLRDTAEAHFAKVDILGPRPSMIEKKVNKFTWSLMIRSEDVNQLHNLVNSFEKNYRPPHTISLKIDVDPYYFD, encoded by the coding sequence ATGGAAAAACACTTTTTTCTCGTAGCAGTTAATACGCCTTTCAATTCATCTATGCTCACTTATAGTGCGACAGAGGAAATGAGTAGCGTGATTAAAAAAGGCTCGCTGGTCAAAGTTCCCTTGGGGAAAAATAGACTCGCGGATGGCTGCGTGTGGGGAAAAACATCAGGCGACAATCTCGACCTGAAAAAAATCAAAGATATTCATTCAATCAGTGAAGAGCTTTTCATCTTAAAAGAAGAGTGTGACTTATTCCAATGGATGTCCAGTTATTACCATTACCCATTAGGGCAGTTAATTTTTGATGTTCTTCCGACTTTTTTAAAACGCCCGAGGAAACTAAACTTTGATCAAGGTCAGGGAGTTACAAGTCCATTTGTTTTAAATGAAGACCAAAAAGAAGTTGTCGATAAAATCGCAGCAGCAGGACTCGATAAGTTTAGTAAGTCACTTGTTCACGGGGTAACGGGAGCAGGGAAGACAATCATTTATCTTGAGTTGATTAAAAAGATTATTCACGAGAAAAAATCAGTTCTCTTTCTTCTTCCAGAAATTAACTTAACTCCACAGTTTTTGAAAACTTTTCAAACATATTTAGATGTACCAATTTATTCTTATAACAGTGCTATTAGTAACTCTGATAAATTTGGCCTTTGGAAACTTCTTCAAGAAGACTCTTCACCTAAGTTAATCCTGGGTGTTCGTAGTAGTATTTTTCTTCCGATAAAAAATCTGGGATTAGTAATCGTCGATGAAGAGCATGACCAGTCTTTTAAACAAGATGACAGGTGTACATATAATGCCCGCGATATTGCCATTAAAAGAGCGTCACTTTTAAAAATTCCGGTCATCCTGGGTTCTGCTACACCAATGGTAGAGACTTATAAAGCTTTCGTGGGAACAACTCATTACTTTCCAATGCAAAAAAGAGCTCAGGAAGCAAAACTTCCCGACGTTGAATTAGTTGATATGCGCGGAAGAGGTCGAATCGAGTCTGAAAAACATTTATGGCCTTATAGTAGTGAAAGTATTTTTAAAATTAAAAAAGCACTGGAAAAAGGTGAGCAGGTTTTGGTTTTTATTAACCGCCTTGGATACGCCAGCTACTTACAATGTAATTCTTGCGGGCATCAGTTTTCATGCCCTAATTGCAGCACGAATCTAAAATTTTTTAAAAAAAGAAGTGAACTGGTTTGTCAGACATGCGAATTCAAAATGCCTCAGCCGGAAATGTGTCCAGAGTGCATGAACATTCAGTTAACTCCTAAAGGATTTGGAACTGAAAAAGCACACGATACATTACAGGGCCTATTTCCTGATAAAATCATCGAGCGCTTTGACCGTGATGAAATTAAAACGTTCACCAAGTTAGAAGATACGCTCAATCTCTTCCACGATAAAAAAATAGATATCCTGGTTGGAACTCAAATGCTTTCAAAAGGTCACAACTTTGAAAACGTAAACCTGGTTATTATTCTAGGGATTGATTCCCAACTAAACTTCCCGGACTTCAGGTCTAATGAGCGCGTCTACCAAACTCTTACTCAAGTAAGTGGTAGAGCAGGACGCTTTGGAAAAAAGGCAGAAGTTCTAGTGCATACTCTGGCCCCTGAAAATAAAATTTTCTCTTACCTGAAAAATCACTCATTCGATGACTTCTATAAAGATGAGATTCCGATGAGAGAGATGTGCTCATCTCCACCTATGAAAAAACTTATCCTGATCTACTTTAATGGTAAGGATCAAGGACAGGTTATAAAGGAGAGCAGTGAGCAGGCCCAACGTTTACGAGACACTGCTGAAGCTCATTTTGCTAAGGTCGACATCTTAGGGCCTCGACCGAGTATGATAGAAAAGAAGGTTAACAAATTTACTTGGTCATTAATGATACGAAGTGAAGATGTGAATCAACTTCACAACTTAGTGAACTCTTTTGAAAAAAATTACCGCCCCCCTCACACTATCTCCCTGAAAATAGATGTAGATCCGTATTATTTTGATTAA
- a CDS encoding transglycosylase domain-containing protein, translating to MKQWAIRILIALLILIVLAAGAVFIFVKTTLNETSIALLEEKISKTYDPYTTPSEPITLEEGSLVKREELQRFYLFTAEKNSFEDFMARYRETGAITELKEIPGVLQVNQNIHFKNLMSNDCVELYCYQHYLPFEYIPSIFWKGLIGVEDQRYLDHFGVDLKSLFRALITNLKTMRYTQGGSTISQQLVKNLFFTNEKTFTRKLKEMVVSIYIETQFPKEKILEAYLNEVHWGALQGIKMKGVLSASLFYFGKKPGDITPYEGAILIGLLKGPGYFHPLKKIERLQERAGIVYNKLIQENFVANDPSVVWKKKDWDNWTARLTKLESQRYHQAIWRTLNDQEPTLSNYEKFVLIQKVADVKSKIAARFNDKFNTVDISVKVMLGPLNGSSWYSYYNRVERNKEKALHQERHQVGSTIKPIIYSVFEDLGRSMSDYVSTDAITLNLKSGPWTPRESHSKVEPQVSLTEALMKSYNRPVIRIASELGFPAVEERLKPYFPELKTPLDQYPSELLGSMELSMSELRDAYVSFIRTECGKIKNSERFMDQSVLSILSDPNQTTVERAVDVVMQKLRFFGKTGTTNNGYDNWYVAFDGKNITLIWVGYEGERKTKSLGLYGATTSFDVFQSYYRDRGRRFQQFSCDLVN from the coding sequence ATGAAGCAATGGGCAATTCGCATATTAATCGCGCTACTGATTTTAATCGTATTAGCGGCAGGCGCAGTATTCATTTTTGTCAAAACGACATTAAATGAAACTTCGATTGCACTTTTAGAAGAAAAAATTTCTAAAACTTACGATCCTTACACCACTCCAAGTGAACCAATCACACTGGAAGAGGGATCTCTTGTAAAACGTGAAGAATTACAACGCTTCTATTTATTTACTGCAGAAAAAAATAGCTTTGAAGACTTCATGGCAAGATACCGTGAAACAGGTGCGATTACTGAATTAAAAGAAATCCCTGGCGTCTTACAAGTTAATCAGAACATTCATTTTAAAAACTTAATGTCCAATGACTGTGTTGAGCTTTATTGCTACCAACACTACCTGCCTTTCGAATACATTCCTTCAATTTTCTGGAAAGGATTAATTGGCGTTGAAGACCAAAGATACCTGGATCATTTTGGTGTCGATTTAAAATCTCTTTTTAGAGCACTAATCACAAACTTAAAGACGATGAGATACACTCAAGGTGGATCAACAATCTCTCAGCAGTTAGTTAAAAATTTGTTTTTTACCAATGAAAAAACATTCACACGTAAATTAAAAGAAATGGTGGTTTCAATTTACATTGAAACGCAATTTCCTAAAGAAAAAATTCTGGAAGCTTATTTAAACGAAGTTCACTGGGGAGCACTTCAGGGAATTAAAATGAAAGGTGTCCTTTCTGCTTCACTTTTTTACTTCGGTAAAAAGCCAGGGGATATCACACCGTATGAAGGCGCAATTTTAATTGGTCTCTTAAAAGGGCCAGGATACTTTCACCCTCTGAAAAAAATTGAACGCCTGCAAGAACGTGCAGGAATTGTTTACAATAAACTTATTCAAGAAAACTTTGTTGCCAATGATCCGTCAGTTGTATGGAAAAAGAAAGATTGGGATAACTGGACAGCAAGACTTACAAAATTAGAATCACAAAGATACCACCAGGCGATCTGGAGAACACTTAACGATCAAGAGCCGACTCTTTCAAATTATGAAAAATTTGTTCTGATTCAAAAAGTGGCCGATGTTAAATCTAAAATCGCAGCAAGGTTTAACGATAAATTCAACACTGTAGATATCTCTGTAAAAGTTATGCTTGGGCCATTAAACGGCAGCTCTTGGTACAGCTATTACAACCGTGTTGAGAGAAACAAAGAAAAAGCACTTCACCAGGAACGCCACCAGGTAGGAAGTACGATTAAACCAATTATCTATAGTGTGTTCGAAGACCTTGGTCGCAGCATGAGTGATTATGTATCGACTGATGCCATCACATTAAATTTAAAATCTGGTCCGTGGACTCCAAGAGAGTCTCATAGCAAAGTTGAGCCTCAAGTTTCTTTGACTGAAGCTTTGATGAAATCATACAACCGTCCGGTGATCAGAATTGCCAGTGAATTAGGTTTTCCAGCTGTGGAAGAACGCCTGAAACCATACTTTCCAGAGTTAAAAACTCCATTGGATCAATACCCATCAGAGCTTTTAGGAAGTATGGAACTGAGTATGAGTGAGCTTCGTGATGCCTACGTAAGCTTTATTAGAACAGAGTGCGGCAAAATAAAAAACAGTGAACGTTTCATGGATCAGTCCGTTTTATCGATCCTGAGCGATCCAAATCAGACGACAGTTGAGCGTGCGGTTGACGTTGTAATGCAGAAGCTTCGCTTCTTCGGGAAAACGGGAACGACAAATAATGGTTATGATAACTGGTATGTGGCCTTTGACGGGAAGAACATTACGTTAATTTGGGTTGGATATGAAGGTGAGCGTAAAACAAAATCTTTAGGATTATACGGTGCGACCACTTCATTTGATGTTTTCCAGAGTTATTACCGAGACAGAGGGCGTCGTTTCCAACAATTCAGCTGTGATCTAGTTAACTAG
- a CDS encoding ribose-phosphate diphosphokinase — MKRIVLVSGSSNPSLANQISDFLDVPLVNPQLVRFANGEIFCEIEKHVRGADVFVIQSTSAPVNDNLMELLIMIDALKRASAASITAVIPFYGYARQDRKASPRTPISAKLVADIVTVAGATRVVTMDLHAGQIQGFFNIPFDNIFASPVLLQYIKKEIFTDNSVFISPDAGGVERVRFYAKKLNSEIAMIDKRRTGKNIAEAMNVIGNVEGKECIIIDDMIDTAGTLIEACKALKKNGATKIYACATHAVFSDPAIKRITECAELDRVIVTDTIQMSEAAKKCDKIKVLSTAELLAKAIHRTFNNDSVSSLFI; from the coding sequence GTGAAACGAATCGTATTAGTTTCTGGTTCTTCAAATCCATCACTCGCTAACCAAATATCAGATTTTTTAGATGTGCCGCTTGTTAATCCCCAATTAGTTCGTTTTGCTAATGGAGAGATTTTCTGCGAAATCGAAAAGCACGTTCGCGGAGCTGACGTCTTCGTCATTCAATCGACAAGTGCACCGGTTAACGACAATTTGATGGAACTCTTAATTATGATCGACGCTCTAAAAAGAGCATCGGCCGCTTCAATCACAGCAGTTATTCCATTCTACGGATACGCAAGACAAGATAGAAAAGCTTCCCCTAGGACTCCAATCTCAGCAAAACTAGTAGCTGATATCGTGACAGTGGCCGGAGCAACAAGAGTTGTGACTATGGACCTTCACGCTGGTCAGATCCAGGGATTTTTCAATATTCCTTTCGATAATATTTTTGCTTCGCCTGTGCTTCTTCAGTACATCAAAAAAGAAATCTTCACGGATAATTCAGTGTTCATTTCTCCAGATGCTGGTGGAGTTGAGCGCGTTCGTTTTTATGCTAAAAAATTAAATTCTGAAATCGCCATGATCGATAAACGCCGTACAGGTAAAAACATTGCGGAAGCAATGAACGTTATCGGTAACGTTGAAGGCAAAGAATGTATCATCATCGACGATATGATCGATACGGCCGGGACTTTGATTGAGGCCTGTAAAGCGCTTAAGAAAAATGGTGCGACTAAGATTTATGCTTGTGCAACTCACGCAGTATTCTCTGATCCAGCGATTAAGAGAATTACAGAGTGTGCAGAGCTTGATCGTGTCATCGTAACAGATACAATCCAAATGAGTGAAGCTGCAAAAAAATGCGATAAGATCAAAGTTTTATCAACAGCTGAACTTCTAGCAAAAGCAATCCACAGAACATTCAATAACGATTCTGTCAGCTCGCTTTTCATCTAA
- the pth gene encoding aminoacyl-tRNA hydrolase — translation MDRLIVGLGNPGSKYHYTRHNIGWDVFEELSFAGQLKWTDKFKGQYAVYQNGDEKIYFLKPQTFMNLSGESVQPLMNFFKIPVENILVVHDELDLPYGTIAFKKGGGLAGHNGLKSITASLGTQEFRRVRVGIGRPVHGDVSNWVLSGYIGEDKDFFRPFLKGAAQALEEYIKLGFDKAATSYSKKKIV, via the coding sequence ATGGACCGTTTAATTGTAGGACTTGGAAATCCAGGATCAAAATATCATTACACTCGTCACAACATTGGTTGGGATGTGTTCGAAGAACTTAGTTTTGCGGGCCAGTTAAAATGGACCGACAAATTTAAAGGTCAGTATGCCGTTTATCAAAACGGGGATGAAAAAATCTATTTTCTAAAACCTCAGACATTTATGAACCTTTCAGGCGAAAGTGTTCAACCCTTGATGAACTTCTTCAAAATTCCTGTGGAAAACATTCTGGTCGTCCATGACGAACTCGATCTTCCATACGGGACCATCGCTTTCAAGAAAGGCGGGGGTTTAGCAGGCCATAATGGATTGAAATCTATTACAGCATCGCTTGGAACTCAGGAATTCAGAAGAGTCAGAGTAGGAATCGGCCGCCCGGTACACGGCGATGTTTCCAACTGGGTTCTCTCGGGGTATATAGGAGAAGACAAAGATTTTTTTAGACCTTTTTTAAAGGGTGCAGCACAGGCGCTGGAAGAGTATATCAAACTTGGTTTTGATAAAGCAGCGACCTCATATAGTAAGAAAAAAATTGTTTAA